The DNA region GCCGGTGCACGGATCGCGCATCGTCAGTCGCCGCCCCCGGTTTGGACAACAGCCAACGTGCAGCGCACAATCCACCGACGCGAGAACGCAGCCGCGCGGGATGTCGATCTGTTAGACCGCCTCGCCGCACACGCCCCTCAGAAGTCGAAGATGTCGTCCAGAAACGAGCCGCGTTTCTTGCGGCGCGGCGCGTCGGAGTAGCCGCCGCGTGAGGGTTGGGGCGCCGGTGCTGCCGGGGCTGCGGGCGCCGCCGGGGCCGAGCGTTCGATGATCTTGTCCAGTTCGCCCCGGTCCAGCCAAACGCCGCGACAGCTGGGGCAATAGTCGATCTCCACCCCCTGGCGGTCAGACATCACAAGGGTGGTTCCATCGACTGGGCATTGCATTGGCGGCTCTCCTCGCTCGGGTTATATCAGCGTCTTCTGACGGGATATGTAAGGGCCCACAGGCGCATCTCAACCTTTCAGGATCATTCCCCACCGCTCACTGCCGCATCAATCTGTCGGGCAATCTGCGCGGACCATTCGCCGATGATGGGCAGGAACTCGATCTGACTCAACGCCCAGATAATGACCGACAACAGAACCGTGGCGCCGATGACGGTGCCAAGGCCAACCGCCATGCCCACCGCGAACCGAAACATCAGAACGCGGGGCACCGATTGATGGATCAGGAACATGCGATGTTGACGCAGAAACGTCAGTTCCTGGCGCAGCGCGCGCACCTCTGCCTCCAAGCTCAGCTGGTCAGGTGGCTCAGGAGGTTTTGGATCGGTCTTGGGTCGTGGCATCGCCGGTGCTTTCCAATCGGTCTACAGAGCTTGAGACTAGGCAAACCTATAGTACATCCCGCGCAGATCCAGTCGCAGGTGGCAAGGACAGCCGCAGTGTCGAGTCAGTCCTGCCTAGTTGATCGGGGATGGATCGGGATCCGGGGCGACGACCACAGGTGCGTTCGCAGCCATTGTGTCGAAATCGCTATTGATCTCATAGGTTTCCATGAACGTGCCGGCTGCGATTCCATTTTCCTCGACCGAGCCGGAAATGAGCGCGATCGTCCCCAACGCAAGAGACATGCAGGCGGCGGTCAGGACGACCCAACTGACCGTACTTGCCCCGTGCTCGTCGGCGAGAAATGATTTGAACGTGGCGACCATGCGAGGCTCCTCAGAGGTGAATATGCGATCTGCTTCAGGGGTGCTGCACCTCGAATGGGGCGGATTGACGGCAGATACTTGGAGTTGTCTTGCGGTTTTGGCATATGGCTCAAGGCGATACGCGTCAGACCAGGAAGCTGCGCATCGCCTGATAGATCACTGCCGTGGCGGCGTTAGAGAGGTTGAGGGACCGGATGTGAGGCGAACGCATGGGCAGATGGAAGGTGCGATGTGCCCGTCCGTTCAACACCTCTGATGGCAAGCCCTTGGTCTCTTTTCCGAAGATCAGATAGGCATCGGACGGATAGTCCGGCTCATAGACGGAACCCCCTTCTCCGCCGTTCTCGAACAAGAATACCTGATCCTCCCGCGGCGCACGAGCCTCCAGAAACGCAGTCCAGCTGTCGTACTCGCTGAGGCGGACGTGTTTCCAATAGTCCAGGCCCGCCCGGCGCACTGATTTTTCCGAGATATCAAAGCCGAGGGGATGGATCAGGATCAACTCCAGGTCCAATGCGACGCAGGTGCGCCCGATGGTGCCCGTATTGCCGGGGATCTCTGGGTGAACCAGAACGACCTTCATGTCCACCTGGCCCGGTTGGGGCCGAGACATCTCGTCAGGCATGGGGCCTGTCACGCCCGGTGATCGCGCTCCAACGGCCCACATTCAGCTTCGCGGCCCGGGCATGTCGGGCCAATTGCGCCTGAACGGCATTCCGCCACGGCCCTTCAAGGCGTGTCGTGGCGAACCTGTCGGCCCATTCGAGGATGTCTTCCGCATCGCCCGGTCGCAGTCGCAATGCGCCTTCAATCAACGTCTGGACAGACCCCGCGGGCGTATACCACCGGTCCTGCATGTCCCGCAGCCGCCCGGGCAGGACCTTGCCCAGACCACGGACCAGACCATTGTCGGCAAACCTCTGGATCAGATGCCCCATCTCATCGCGGCTGTAGGAGATCAGCGGCGGGAACGTATCCAGGAACAGCGGCCCGTCGTCGTCCATACCGAACCGCTCGATCTGCGCA from Jannaschia sp. CCS1 includes:
- a CDS encoding zf-TFIIB domain-containing protein, which produces MQCPVDGTTLVMSDRQGVEIDYCPSCRGVWLDRGELDKIIERSAPAAPAAPAAPAPQPSRGGYSDAPRRKKRGSFLDDIFDF
- a CDS encoding DUF5665 domain-containing protein produces the protein MPRPKTDPKPPEPPDQLSLEAEVRALRQELTFLRQHRMFLIHQSVPRVLMFRFAVGMAVGLGTVIGATVLLSVIIWALSQIEFLPIIGEWSAQIARQIDAAVSGGE
- a CDS encoding tRNA (cytidine(34)-2'-O)-methyltransferase — translated: MPDEMSRPQPGQVDMKVVLVHPEIPGNTGTIGRTCVALDLELILIHPLGFDISEKSVRRAGLDYWKHVRLSEYDSWTAFLEARAPREDQVFLFENGGEGGSVYEPDYPSDAYLIFGKETKGLPSEVLNGRAHRTFHLPMRSPHIRSLNLSNAATAVIYQAMRSFLV